The Triticum dicoccoides isolate Atlit2015 ecotype Zavitan chromosome 6A, WEW_v2.0, whole genome shotgun sequence genome has a window encoding:
- the LOC119316505 gene encoding putative pentatricopeptide repeat-containing protein At3g47840, whose translation MVTRFAPRVKSPRLGRSMWAEAAPLRSEPHPPPVFSVPPLQDLNARLKRLVQSGRLSDAQALFDGAPHRDEASYSALLAGHAAAGDVAGAMALFSRIRASSLPAADPFVLSLAFKACAAAADASHAASLHAFAVRSSAVSSVFVATALADAYAKAGRLALALRVFDEMPLKNVVSWTTLISALARAGRRHDAVRRFAEMRASGMPCDSHAFAAALTACADTGLLSRGREVHSLCAKLGFDATPYVANTLATLYARCGDVHRALAAVGRMGSRDVAAWTTVISSYAQTGRAKEAILAFVAMLRDGASNAARPNEYTYAAVIAACANISCVHLGEQLHAQAAQRGFASSRSVANSLVTLYARAAGRLSAADAVFQESAAKDVVSWSAIISGYAQEGLAGEAFALFTEMRRHHCPRPNEFTLASLLSACATAASLDAGRQLHALAVAAGLEHHAMVRSALIDMYGKSGNMSDADVVFSNRTKDDVVSWTAMIVGNAEHGHSERALELFEEMCRVGLKPDHVAFIGVLSACCHAGAVELGLRYLNAMSKSYGLEPSKEHYGCVVDLLGRAGRIDEAEELIGGMAANERDGVVWTSLLRACAARGEEQTGKKAAERVMEAEPWGAGAHVAMANLYASKGQWCEAAQERHMMKQKGVVKGVGWSSVTVGGEERGVGVFVAGDRTHPQDNLIYEMLDLIYYGVGMARYVPDQMNLASEVELMVNTYSSSYN comes from the coding sequence ATGGTGACGCGCTTCGCTCCCCGCGTGAAATCTCCCCGTCTCGGTCGCTCCATGTGGGCCGAAGCTGCTCCTCTTCGTTCCGAACCACACCCACCGCCCGTCTTCTCCGTGCCGCCACTGCAAGACCTCAACGCCCGGCTGAAGCGCCTGGTCCAGTCGGGCAGGCTCTCGGACGCGCAGGCCCTGTTCGACGGGGCGCCGCACCGCGACGAGGCCTCCTACTCCGCCCTCCTCGCGGGCCATGCCGCGGCGGGGGACGTCGCCGGCGCCATGGCGCTCTTCTCCCGCATCCGCGCATCCTCGCTCCCGGCCGCTGACCCCTTCGTGCTCAGCCTCGCGTTCAAGGCCTGCGCTGCGGCCGCCGACGCCAGCCACGCCGCGTCACTGCACGCCTTCGCCGTCAGGTCCTCGGCCGTCTCCTCCGTCTTCGTCGCCACCGCGCTGGCCGACGCCTACGCCAAGGCCGGCCGCCTCGCGCTGGCGCTCagggtgttcgacgaaatgccgctCAAGAACGTGGTCTCCTGGACCACGCTCATCTCCGCACTGGCGCGGGCCGGCCGCCGCCACGACGCGGTCCGCCGCTTCGCCGAGATGCGAGCCTCCGGCATGCCCTGCGACTCGCACGCCTTCGCGGCTGCGCTCACCGCGTGCGCCGACACCGGGCTGCTGTCGCGCGGCCGTGAGGTGCACTCGCTCTGCGCCAAGCTCGGCTTCGACGCCACACCCTACGTCGCCAACACACTTGCCACGCTGTACGCGCGCTGCGGGGACGTCCACCGCGCACTGGCTGCGGTCGGCCGCATGGGCTCGCGAGACGTTGCCGCGTGGACGACTGTGATATCCTCCTACGCGCAGACTGGTCGTGCCAAGGAAGCCATCCTGGCATTCGTCGCGATGCTTCGTGACGGGGCATCAAACGCGGCAAGGCCCAACGAATACACATACGCTGCAGTTATTGCTGCGTGTGCAAATATTTCGTGTGTACATCTTGGAGAGCAGTTGCACGCGCAAGCTGCACAAAGAGGGTTCGCCAGCTCGCGCTCGGTGGCCAATTCACTCGTCACACTCTATGCCCGCGCCGCCGGTCGTCTGTCAGCAGCCGATGCGGTGTTCCAGGAAAGTGCTGCCAAGGATGTTGTCTCTTGGAGTGCAATCATATCAGGCTATGCGCAGGAAGGGCTTGCCGGGGAGGCTTTCGCCCTGTTTACTGAAATGCGACGGCACCATTGTCCTCGTCCAAATGAGTTTACTCTTGCCAGTCTCCTCAGTGCGTGCGCAACTGCTGCGTCACTGGACGCTGGTCGCCAACTCCACGCACTTGCTGTCGCTGCTGGACTTGAACACCATGCCATGGTCAGGAGCGCGCTCATTGACATGTATGGAAAGAGTGGCAACATGTCAGATGCTGATGTTGTATTTTCGAATCGCACGAAAGATGATGTGGTTTCATGGACCGCGATGATCGTCGGGAATGCTGAGCATGGCCACAGTGAAAGGGCACTTGAATTGTTTGAGGAAATGTGCCGTGTTGGGCTAAAGCCGGACCATGTTGCGTTCATTGGTGTGCTCAGTGCTTGCTGTCATGCTGGGGCAGTTGAGCTTGGATTGAGGTACCTCAATGCAatgagcaaaagctacggactggaGCCGTCAAAGGAGCACTATGGCTGTGTCGTAGATTTGTTGGGCAGAGCTGGTAGAATAGATGAGGCTGAGGAGTTGATTGGTGGTATGGCAGCTAATGAAAGAGATGGCGTTGTTTGGACATCTTTGCTTAGGGCATGTGCAGCTCGAGGGGAAGAGCAAACCGGGAAGAAAGCTGCAGAGAGGGTAATGGAGGCAGAGCCATGGGGTGCAGGAGCACATGTGGCAATGGCAAATCTATACGCCAGCAAGGGACAGTGGTGTGAGGCAGCACAAGAGAGACATATGATGAAGCAGAAAGGGGTTGTGAAAGGAGTAGGCTGGTCATCAGTCacagttggaggggaggagaggggagtTGGGGTGTTTGTTGCAGGTGACCGGACACACCCCCAAGACAATTTGATCTATGAGATGCTTGACTTGATTTACTATGGAGTTGGAATGGCTCGGTATGTACCCGATCAGATGAATTTAGCATCTGAGGTAGAGCTAATGGTTAACACTTACAGTAGTAGTTATAACTGA